The Rhizobium sp. BT03 genome has a window encoding:
- a CDS encoding potassium transporter Kup: MSEESHPNESQMTPKKLFYLALGSVGVVYGDIGTSPLYAFREALKPVAHDGLTRFEVISLISLMIWALTIIVTIKYVLFLLRADNEGEGGTLSLLALLMKTANGHTAILMLLGLMGAALFLGDAMITPALSVLSAVEGLKLVTPRLSEYIVPISVVILALLFVVQSRGTGAVARFFGPITAVWFLVMAAAGISHISDDYGILAAFNPYYAVSFLLHEGFYGVVVLGAVFLTVTGAEALYADLGHFGRRPIQWAWFLLVFPALTLNYLGQGALVLGNPATMSDPFYLMYPKWALLPVVILATAATIIASQAVITGAFSMVRQGINLGFLPRMEILFTSETNTGQIFVPSVNAVLFIGVIFLVLSFKTSDALATAYGISVTGAMVVTSIMAFEFVRARWNWSLPVAVIALAPLVMLELIFLGANLLKIHDGGYIPILIATAFTVVMWTWRRGSAILMEKTRHTDIPLPSFVSAIERKSDHSPAQVPGTAIFLTSDPESAPAALLHNLKHNHVLHDRNVILTIRTVNKPRVPSHDRYKVEQISERFARVELLFGFMESQNVSQALATLRKTGLKFDIMSTSFYLGRRKLVPDAKSGMPYWQDRLYIALANAAANPSDYFRLPANRVVELGSHVII; the protein is encoded by the coding sequence ATGTCCGAAGAGAGCCATCCGAACGAATCCCAGATGACGCCGAAAAAGCTGTTCTATCTTGCGCTCGGTTCCGTCGGCGTCGTCTACGGCGATATCGGCACCAGCCCGCTCTATGCCTTTCGCGAGGCGCTGAAGCCCGTGGCCCATGACGGCCTCACCCGCTTCGAGGTCATCAGCCTAATCTCGCTGATGATCTGGGCGCTGACGATCATCGTCACCATCAAATATGTGCTCTTCCTGCTGCGCGCCGACAACGAAGGGGAGGGCGGCACGCTGTCGCTGCTTGCCCTTCTGATGAAGACCGCCAACGGCCATACCGCGATCCTGATGCTGCTCGGCCTGATGGGGGCTGCCCTCTTCCTCGGCGATGCGATGATCACGCCGGCGCTGTCGGTGCTCTCGGCCGTCGAGGGCCTGAAGCTCGTCACACCGAGGCTCTCGGAATATATCGTGCCGATTTCGGTGGTGATCCTGGCGCTGCTCTTCGTCGTGCAATCGCGCGGCACCGGCGCCGTCGCCAGGTTCTTCGGCCCGATCACCGCCGTCTGGTTCCTCGTCATGGCCGCCGCCGGCATTTCCCATATTTCGGATGATTACGGCATCCTTGCCGCCTTCAATCCCTATTATGCCGTCAGCTTCCTGCTGCATGAGGGCTTTTACGGCGTCGTCGTGCTTGGCGCCGTCTTCCTGACGGTGACGGGTGCGGAGGCGCTCTATGCCGATCTCGGCCATTTCGGCCGCCGCCCGATCCAATGGGCCTGGTTCCTGCTGGTCTTCCCGGCGCTGACGCTGAACTATCTCGGGCAGGGCGCCCTCGTTCTCGGCAATCCGGCGACGATGTCGGATCCCTTCTATCTGATGTACCCGAAATGGGCGCTGCTGCCGGTCGTCATCCTGGCGACCGCCGCAACGATCATCGCCAGCCAGGCGGTCATCACCGGCGCTTTCTCGATGGTGCGCCAGGGCATCAACCTCGGCTTCCTGCCGCGCATGGAAATCCTCTTCACCTCGGAAACCAATACCGGGCAGATCTTCGTGCCTTCGGTCAATGCCGTGCTGTTCATCGGCGTCATCTTCCTGGTCCTGAGCTTCAAGACCTCGGACGCGCTGGCGACCGCCTATGGCATCTCAGTTACCGGTGCGATGGTCGTCACCTCGATCATGGCCTTCGAATTCGTTCGCGCCCGCTGGAACTGGTCGCTTCCGGTGGCGGTGATCGCGCTCGCGCCGCTGGTCATGCTCGAACTGATCTTCCTCGGCGCCAATCTTTTGAAGATCCACGACGGCGGCTATATCCCGATCCTGATCGCCACGGCCTTTACCGTCGTCATGTGGACCTGGCGCCGCGGCAGCGCGATCCTGATGGAGAAGACCCGCCACACCGATATTCCGCTGCCTTCCTTCGTCAGCGCGATCGAGCGCAAGAGCGATCATTCGCCGGCCCAGGTTCCGGGCACCGCGATCTTCCTGACCAGCGATCCGGAATCGGCCCCCGCCGCCTTGCTGCACAATCTCAAGCACAACCATGTGCTTCACGACCGCAACGTCATCCTGACGATCCGCACCGTCAACAAGCCGCGCGTGCCGAGCCACGACCGCTACAAGGTCGAGCAGATTTCCGAGCGCTTCGCCCGCGTCGAACTGCTGTTCGGCTTCATGGAATCGCAGAATGTCTCGCAGGCGCTCGCGACGCTGCGCAAGACGGGACTGAAGTTCGACATCATGTCGACCTCCTTCTATCTCGGCCGCCGCAAGCTGGTGCCGGACGCCAAATCAGGCATGCCCTACTGGCAGGACCGGCTTTACATCGCGCTTGCCAACGCCGCCGCCAACCCCTCGGACTACTTCCGCCTGCCGGCCAACCGCGTGGTGGAACTGGGGTCGCATGTGATTATTTGA
- a CDS encoding magnesium transporter CorA family protein: MITAYCSNCRSVEIRDLSHAASFPEDVVWIDMIEPSRDEELYVEKVLGIEVPTRDDLKDIEPSARLYVENDAVFMTASLLWKADTDAPTLTDVAFILAGNRLVTIRYAHPKSFALFIAALHRLPENWRSGAALLAKLLETIVDRTAEILEVSVSRIDILSMHVFGDRAKKVRKPSNYLEEKLRDIAGYHRMISKVRDSLGSLSRLLTFFHTIPAVQQDRETKELCRTVSRDIQSLSEHAAFVAGNITFLLDASLGLINIEQNSIIKIFSIASVVFLPPTLVASVYGMNFQVMPELAWAAGYPYSLALMVISAVIPFFFFRWKGWL, encoded by the coding sequence GTGATCACCGCTTATTGTTCCAATTGCAGGTCGGTCGAGATCCGCGATCTGTCGCATGCCGCATCCTTCCCTGAGGATGTCGTCTGGATCGATATGATCGAGCCGAGCCGCGACGAGGAGCTCTATGTCGAGAAGGTTCTCGGCATCGAAGTGCCGACCCGTGATGATCTCAAGGATATCGAGCCCTCTGCTCGTCTCTACGTCGAAAACGATGCCGTCTTCATGACCGCCTCGCTCCTCTGGAAGGCCGATACCGACGCACCGACGCTGACCGATGTCGCCTTCATCCTGGCCGGAAACCGGCTGGTCACCATCCGCTACGCCCATCCCAAATCCTTTGCGCTGTTCATCGCCGCCCTGCACCGGCTGCCGGAAAACTGGCGCAGCGGCGCTGCCCTTCTCGCCAAGCTGCTGGAGACGATCGTCGACCGCACCGCCGAGATCCTCGAAGTCTCCGTCTCGCGCATCGACATCTTGTCGATGCATGTCTTCGGCGACCGGGCAAAAAAGGTGCGCAAGCCCTCGAACTATCTTGAAGAGAAGCTGCGCGATATCGCCGGCTATCACCGGATGATCAGCAAGGTGCGCGACAGTCTCGGCTCGCTGTCCCGTCTGCTGACCTTCTTTCACACGATCCCCGCGGTCCAGCAGGACCGCGAGACGAAGGAACTCTGCCGCACCGTCTCGCGCGATATCCAGTCGCTGTCGGAGCATGCCGCCTTCGTTGCAGGCAACATCACCTTCCTGCTCGACGCTTCGCTCGGTCTGATCAACATCGAGCAGAATTCGATCATCAAGATCTTCTCGATCGCTTCGGTGGTGTTCTTGCCGCCGACACTGGTCGCTTCCGTCTATGGCATGAATTTTCAGGTCATGCCGGAGCTGGCCTGGGCCGCGGGTTATCCCTATTCGCTGGCCCTGATGGTAATATCAGCCGTCATCCCCTTTTTCTTTTTCCGCTGGAAAGGCTGGCTCTGA
- a CDS encoding Mrp/NBP35 family ATP-binding protein, translated as MTDVTKEQVLETLKTVRGPDLEHDIVELGMVSDVFISDGKVYFSITVPADRAKELEPMRLAAERVVKAMPGVKGALVALTADKKAATAAPAARPMPNPPHGHAGHDHAGHDHDGHDHRGHAHAPQQQPPRAGKIGVPGIGAIIAVASGKGGVGKSTTAVNLALGLLANGLRVGILDADIYGPSMPRLLKISGRPTQIDGRIINPMENYGLKVMSMGFLVDEETAMIWRGPMVQSALLQMLREVAWGELDVLVVDMPPGTGDAQLTMAQQVPLAGAVIVSTPQDLALIDARKGLNMFRKVEVPVLGIVENMSYFIAPDTGTRYDIFGHGGARKEAERIGVPFLGEVPLTMNIRETSDAGTPLVASEPNGVVAGIYRGIAAKVWEQVGGQTQRPAPTIVFE; from the coding sequence ATGACCGACGTCACCAAGGAACAGGTTCTCGAAACGCTGAAGACCGTGCGCGGACCGGATCTCGAGCACGATATCGTCGAGCTCGGCATGGTTTCCGATGTCTTCATCTCCGACGGCAAGGTCTATTTCTCCATCACCGTTCCGGCCGATCGCGCCAAAGAGCTCGAGCCGATGCGGCTCGCCGCCGAGCGCGTCGTCAAGGCCATGCCCGGCGTCAAGGGCGCGCTCGTCGCACTGACCGCAGACAAGAAAGCCGCCACGGCCGCTCCGGCTGCCCGCCCCATGCCGAACCCGCCGCACGGCCATGCCGGCCACGATCATGCCGGCCACGATCATGATGGGCATGATCACCGGGGCCACGCCCATGCGCCGCAGCAACAGCCGCCGCGGGCCGGCAAGATCGGCGTTCCCGGCATCGGCGCCATCATCGCCGTTGCCTCGGGCAAGGGCGGGGTCGGCAAGTCGACCACCGCCGTCAACCTGGCGCTCGGCCTGCTTGCCAACGGCCTTCGCGTCGGCATTCTCGATGCCGATATCTATGGTCCCTCGATGCCGCGGCTGTTGAAAATTTCCGGCCGTCCGACCCAGATCGACGGCCGCATCATCAATCCGATGGAGAATTACGGCCTCAAGGTCATGTCGATGGGCTTCCTCGTCGACGAGGAGACGGCGATGATCTGGCGCGGGCCGATGGTCCAGTCGGCGCTTCTGCAGATGCTGCGCGAAGTCGCCTGGGGTGAGCTCGACGTACTGGTCGTCGACATGCCGCCCGGCACCGGCGATGCGCAGCTGACCATGGCCCAGCAGGTGCCGCTTGCCGGCGCCGTCATCGTCTCGACGCCGCAGGACCTCGCTTTGATCGATGCCCGCAAGGGCCTCAACATGTTCCGCAAGGTCGAGGTGCCGGTGCTCGGCATCGTCGAGAATATGAGCTATTTCATCGCGCCGGACACCGGCACCCGCTACGATATCTTCGGCCATGGCGGCGCCCGCAAGGAGGCAGAGCGCATCGGCGTGCCCTTCCTCGGCGAAGTGCCGCTGACGATGAACATCCGCGAAACCTCCGACGCCGGCACGCCGCTCGTCGCCTCCGAGCCGAACGGCGTCGTCGCCGGCATCTATCGCGGCATCGCCGCCAAGGTCTGGGAGCAGGTCGGCGGCCAAACCCAGCGTCCGGCACCGACGATCGTCTTCGAATAA
- a CDS encoding LuxR family transcriptional regulator has protein sequence MAPLSQTSPEDDDYIQEIAGLKTQFDIFRFLKRVTEAYRSRAFLVLNLPPVTSLDIQGSTVITSWPAELLALYDQESLLVNSPVLRRLRTSARPFFYDMSRENWSRDDGKSVLVASLFERFRMMRGAYFPTHEPSGLRGAISFAGDREPFSPAEMRELCYISIHVYDRLAEIRNLDTRMTDTLTDREIDCLNWTAAGKTSAEIAEILTLSEHTVNHYLNRATKKLDTVNRTQAVAKALRIGLIK, from the coding sequence ATGGCACCCTTGTCGCAAACATCCCCGGAAGACGACGACTATATCCAGGAAATAGCCGGCCTGAAGACCCAGTTCGATATTTTCCGCTTCCTGAAACGCGTGACGGAAGCCTATCGCAGCCGCGCCTTCCTGGTTCTCAACCTGCCGCCGGTCACCTCTCTAGATATCCAGGGCAGCACCGTCATCACCAGCTGGCCGGCGGAGCTTCTGGCGCTCTACGACCAGGAGAGCCTGCTGGTGAACAGCCCGGTTCTGAGGCGGCTTAGAACCTCCGCACGGCCCTTCTTCTATGACATGTCGCGCGAGAACTGGTCGCGCGACGACGGCAAGTCGGTGCTCGTCGCCTCGCTGTTCGAACGTTTCAGGATGATGCGCGGCGCCTATTTCCCGACGCATGAGCCATCCGGCCTGCGCGGCGCCATCTCTTTCGCCGGCGACCGCGAGCCCTTCAGCCCGGCGGAGATGCGCGAACTCTGCTATATCTCCATCCATGTCTATGACAGGCTCGCCGAGATCCGCAATCTCGATACCCGCATGACGGACACGCTGACCGACCGGGAAATCGATTGCCTCAACTGGACGGCGGCCGGCAAGACCAGTGCCGAAATCGCCGAAATCCTCACTCTTTCCGAGCACACGGTCAACCATTACCTCAACCGCGCCACCAAGAAGCTCGATACGGTCAATCGGACTCAGGCGGTGGCCAAGGCGCTGCGGATCGGCCTGATCAAATAA
- a CDS encoding IclR family transcriptional regulator — protein sequence MTSNSESMAQTRETGTLGKLMVLLDLVTHADAPLRFTDILALAGQPRGTLHRQLSHLVEEGLLELDGDGRYAPGLRLLDFAARSWARNEFRLIAEPHLAELQQATGETVHLGVLRGQSIIYLDKVDGRQPVRMYSQIGNASPCYCTGVGKAALSLLPADLLADLLAGLRFTSFTASTHVSAESLLAEIREIADQGYAFDREEHEAGIRCVAAPVWSQDRTFIGGISITGPAYRLSMELLRQWAVPVQLAAGRIMEGMRIRLGPRR from the coding sequence ATGACTTCAAATAGCGAAAGCATGGCGCAGACGCGCGAGACCGGCACGCTCGGCAAACTGATGGTTCTGCTCGATCTCGTCACCCATGCGGATGCGCCGCTGCGTTTCACTGATATACTGGCCCTTGCCGGCCAGCCGCGCGGCACATTGCATCGCCAGCTGAGCCATCTGGTGGAGGAAGGGCTGCTTGAGCTTGATGGCGACGGCCGTTATGCGCCGGGCCTGCGCCTGCTCGATTTCGCCGCGCGCAGCTGGGCACGCAACGAATTCCGGCTGATTGCCGAGCCGCACCTCGCCGAGCTACAGCAGGCGACCGGCGAGACGGTGCATCTCGGTGTCTTGAGGGGCCAGTCGATCATCTATCTCGACAAGGTCGACGGCCGTCAGCCGGTGCGGATGTATTCGCAGATCGGCAATGCCTCGCCCTGTTACTGCACCGGCGTCGGCAAGGCCGCCCTTTCGCTGCTTCCGGCTGATCTCCTCGCCGATCTCCTCGCCGGGCTGCGCTTCACCAGCTTTACCGCTTCGACCCATGTCTCGGCCGAATCGCTGCTTGCCGAAATCCGCGAGATCGCCGATCAGGGCTATGCCTTCGACCGCGAGGAGCATGAGGCCGGCATCCGCTGCGTCGCCGCCCCCGTCTGGTCGCAGGATCGGACCTTTATTGGTGGCATTTCGATTACCGGCCCCGCCTATCGTCTGTCGATGGAACTTCTACGCCAATGGGCCGTTCCAGTTCAGCTGGCAGCTGGGAGGATCATGGAAGGCATGCGCATCCGGCTGGGCCCGCGGCGCTAA
- a CDS encoding SDR family NAD(P)-dependent oxidoreductase, giving the protein MPAQFPEFRDRTVLVTGGGSGIGAAIVEGFARQGAKVSFIDIAEAAGGAFAERLSRETAHPVSFHHADLRDIEAIRRTVDTVVASSGPIRVLVNNAAWDDRHEFDAVTEAYWDNNQAVNLRHVFFTSQAAAPSMRAAGGGAIINMSSIAFKLNMGGFPAYAAAKAAVVGLTKSMAGRLGPENIRVNCILPGMVVTERQMQLWLTEESIARSVEQQCLKVALKPDAIVGPCLFLASDCAAGMTAQSLIVDGGIL; this is encoded by the coding sequence ATGCCGGCACAATTTCCGGAGTTCAGAGACCGAACCGTGCTGGTGACCGGCGGCGGATCGGGCATCGGCGCTGCGATCGTCGAAGGCTTTGCGCGCCAGGGCGCCAAGGTCTCGTTCATCGACATCGCCGAGGCGGCCGGCGGCGCGTTCGCCGAAAGGCTGTCGCGGGAGACGGCGCATCCGGTCTCCTTCCACCATGCCGACCTGCGCGACATCGAGGCGATCCGGCGCACGGTCGATACCGTCGTCGCCAGCTCCGGGCCGATCCGGGTGCTGGTCAACAATGCCGCCTGGGACGACCGCCATGAATTCGACGCGGTGACCGAGGCCTATTGGGACAACAACCAGGCGGTCAACCTGCGGCATGTGTTCTTCACCTCGCAGGCGGCAGCACCCTCGATGCGGGCGGCCGGGGGCGGAGCGATCATCAATATGTCGTCGATCGCTTTCAAGCTGAACATGGGCGGTTTTCCCGCCTATGCGGCGGCGAAGGCGGCGGTCGTCGGGCTGACCAAGAGCATGGCGGGCCGGCTCGGCCCGGAGAATATCCGCGTCAACTGCATCCTGCCCGGCATGGTCGTCACCGAACGGCAGATGCAGCTCTGGCTGACCGAGGAGAGCATCGCGCGCTCGGTGGAGCAGCAGTGCCTGAAGGTCGCGCTCAAGCCCGACGCGATCGTCGGTCCCTGCCTGTTTCTTGCATCCGACTGCGCGGCCGGAATGACCGCCCAGTCCCTGATTGTCGATGGAGGCATTCTATAA
- a CDS encoding 2-dehydro-3-deoxygalactonokinase, which yields MANPAYVAVDWGTSSFRLWLIGRDGGILAERRSGEGMTSAAKTGFSQVLSGHLAAVEAPENLPVIVCGMAGARQGWVEAGYIDVPAPLTSVLTAAVSVPGESRDIRILPGLAQRNAATPDVMRGEETQLLGALGTASSGAQAVCMPGTHSKWVHVGDGKVTGFSTFMTGELFDVISKHTILSHAVAGAEAQPADAAAFEAAVSAAFARPALASNLLFTARSGQLLHGISAASAQARLSGTLIGLEIAGALQNAANSGITLVASGRLQALYEQAFRTLSLTFTAIDADAAVRRGLSAAAEAIWPN from the coding sequence ATGGCTAATCCCGCTTATGTCGCGGTGGACTGGGGCACCAGCAGCTTTCGGCTCTGGCTGATCGGCCGGGACGGCGGCATTCTTGCCGAACGCCGCAGCGGCGAAGGCATGACGAGTGCCGCAAAAACCGGCTTTTCCCAAGTGCTGTCGGGCCATCTCGCCGCCGTCGAGGCGCCTGAGAACCTGCCGGTGATCGTCTGCGGCATGGCCGGCGCCCGGCAGGGCTGGGTCGAGGCCGGTTATATCGACGTGCCGGCGCCCCTCACCTCGGTCCTGACGGCGGCGGTCTCCGTGCCGGGAGAAAGCCGCGATATCCGCATTCTGCCGGGCCTTGCCCAGCGGAATGCCGCGACACCCGACGTCATGCGCGGCGAGGAAACCCAGCTTCTCGGCGCGCTCGGCACCGCAAGCTCGGGCGCCCAGGCGGTCTGCATGCCCGGCACCCATTCGAAGTGGGTGCATGTGGGCGACGGCAAGGTCACTGGCTTTTCGACCTTCATGACCGGCGAACTCTTCGACGTCATCAGCAAACACACGATCCTGTCGCATGCCGTTGCCGGCGCCGAGGCGCAGCCGGCTGATGCAGCGGCCTTCGAGGCGGCGGTATCGGCCGCTTTCGCGCGGCCCGCGCTTGCCTCCAATCTGCTGTTTACCGCCCGCTCGGGCCAGCTCCTGCACGGGATCTCCGCCGCATCAGCGCAAGCCCGGCTCTCCGGTACGCTGATCGGCCTCGAAATCGCCGGCGCACTGCAGAATGCCGCCAACTCAGGCATCACCCTGGTCGCCTCGGGGCGCCTGCAGGCGCTCTACGAACAGGCCTTCAGAACACTCTCCCTGACCTTCACCGCCATCGATGCGGACGCCGCCGTGCGCCGCGGGCTTTCGGCCGCCGCCGAAGCCATCTGGCCGAATTGA
- a CDS encoding 2-dehydro-3-deoxy-6-phosphogalactonate aldolase, which translates to MNRIPFPDMKRPLIAILRGIRPDETESVVGALIDNGLTAIEIPLNSPEPFKSIEIAAKMAPAEVLIGAGTVLTVEAVDSLHAAGGTLLVTPNVEPEVIIRARQYGMVTMPGVFTPTEALAAARAGATGLKFFPASVLGPSGITAIRAILPPELTIAAVGGVSDKNFGDYTKAGIFAFGLGTSLYKPGMTAAEVAERAKATIYAYDAAIGSVSV; encoded by the coding sequence ATGAACCGTATCCCCTTCCCCGACATGAAACGCCCGCTGATCGCCATCCTTCGCGGCATCCGGCCCGACGAGACCGAAAGCGTCGTCGGCGCCTTGATCGACAACGGCCTGACGGCAATCGAGATCCCGCTGAATTCGCCGGAACCGTTCAAATCGATCGAGATCGCCGCCAAGATGGCGCCGGCCGAGGTGCTGATCGGCGCCGGCACGGTGCTGACGGTCGAGGCGGTCGACAGCCTGCATGCGGCCGGCGGCACGCTGCTCGTCACGCCGAATGTCGAGCCCGAGGTGATCATCCGGGCGCGCCAATACGGCATGGTGACGATGCCCGGCGTCTTTACGCCGACAGAGGCGCTCGCCGCAGCGCGGGCCGGCGCCACCGGTCTCAAATTCTTTCCGGCAAGCGTGCTCGGGCCCTCGGGCATCACGGCGATCCGGGCGATCCTGCCGCCGGAGCTGACGATTGCCGCCGTCGGCGGTGTGTCGGACAAGAATTTCGGCGATTATACCAAGGCCGGCATCTTCGCCTTCGGCCTCGGCACCAGCCTCTACAAGCCGGGAATGACCGCGGCAGAGGTTGCCGAGCGCGCCAAGGCGACCATTTACGCCTATGATGCAGCCATTGGGAGCGTGAGCGTATGA
- a CDS encoding SMP-30/gluconolactonase/LRE family protein — MTDIYEFEGKTLCNTNSVLGEGPTYDPDSNTVWWFNILGKELHELNLSSGAKKVHPLPAMASVLARIDAGRQLIATEEGLFVRDVASGNLTFYAALENDKPENRSNDGRTHPSGALWIGTMSKRAENQAGAIYHVAGGKVTKIFNGISIPNSICFSPDGTFGYYTDSRLNRLMRVMVDPQTGLPTGEPIVLVDSANEPGDIDGSVVDADGYIWNSRWGAGVVDRYNPDGLRISRYKVPAVQPSCPAFIGVNADRLAVTTAWEGLDEDARSAQPSAGALLELGIDVKGVFDPVYVI, encoded by the coding sequence ATGACCGATATCTACGAGTTCGAGGGCAAGACCCTCTGCAACACCAATTCCGTTCTCGGCGAAGGTCCGACCTATGATCCGGACAGCAACACTGTCTGGTGGTTCAACATCCTCGGCAAGGAGCTGCACGAGCTCAATCTTTCCAGCGGCGCCAAAAAGGTGCATCCGCTGCCTGCCATGGCGAGCGTGCTTGCCCGTATCGACGCCGGACGGCAGTTGATCGCGACGGAGGAAGGGCTTTTCGTTCGCGATGTGGCCAGCGGCAATCTCACCTTCTACGCCGCGCTCGAAAACGACAAGCCGGAAAACCGCTCCAATGACGGCCGTACCCATCCTTCCGGTGCGCTGTGGATCGGCACGATGAGCAAGCGGGCGGAAAACCAGGCCGGCGCCATCTATCATGTCGCCGGCGGCAAGGTGACGAAGATCTTCAACGGCATCAGCATCCCGAATTCGATCTGCTTCTCGCCCGACGGCACCTTCGGCTATTATACCGACTCCCGCCTCAACCGGCTGATGCGCGTCATGGTCGATCCGCAGACCGGCCTGCCCACAGGCGAGCCGATCGTGCTGGTCGACAGCGCCAACGAGCCCGGCGACATCGACGGCTCGGTGGTCGATGCCGACGGTTATATCTGGAATTCGCGCTGGGGCGCCGGCGTCGTCGACCGTTACAATCCCGACGGGCTGCGCATCTCGCGCTACAAGGTTCCCGCCGTCCAGCCCTCCTGCCCCGCTTTCATCGGCGTCAATGCCGACCGGCTGGCGGTGACGACGGCCTGGGAGGGCCTCGACGAGGATGCGCGTTCTGCGCAGCCCAGCGCCGGCGCGCTGCTGGAACTCGGCATCGACGTCAAAGGCGTGTTCGATCCGGTCTATGTGATCTGA
- a CDS encoding PRC-barrel domain-containing protein: protein MTRKLLTTVAAGALFATAFAPAAFSQAAPQPADPAAPTQAAPADPAAPKPPVTPDVTKPAGDAAQAPAPAPTADTAQAGYITEQAPDQVSANTYIGQSVYNGNNESIGSVNDLIMKKDGGLVAAIVGVGGFLGIGEKNVAVPMDKITIAQNTQDGSVKLTTSETAESLKAAPEFKTLAMQSAEKAPAAPGTDTTATGSTTPK from the coding sequence ATGACACGCAAACTCTTGACGACCGTTGCCGCTGGCGCGCTGTTTGCCACGGCTTTCGCACCGGCGGCATTCTCGCAGGCGGCGCCGCAGCCGGCGGATCCGGCCGCGCCGACGCAGGCCGCTCCCGCCGATCCGGCAGCCCCGAAGCCGCCGGTCACCCCTGACGTCACCAAGCCCGCAGGCGATGCCGCACAGGCTCCGGCTCCGGCACCGACGGCAGACACGGCACAGGCCGGCTATATCACGGAGCAGGCTCCGGACCAGGTCAGCGCCAACACCTATATCGGCCAGTCGGTCTATAACGGCAACAATGAAAGCATCGGCAGCGTCAACGACCTGATCATGAAGAAGGATGGCGGCCTGGTTGCTGCGATCGTTGGCGTCGGCGGCTTCCTCGGCATCGGCGAAAAGAACGTCGCCGTGCCGATGGACAAGATCACCATCGCCCAGAATACCCAGGACGGCAGCGTCAAGCTGACGACCAGCGAAACGGCTGAGTCGCTGAAGGCCGCCCCTGAGTTCAAGACGCTGGCCATGCAGTCGGCCGAAAAGGCTCCGGCTGCGCCCGGCACCGATACCACGGCAACCGGCTCGACTACGCCCAAGTAG